CAACTGGACGCCACATCCCCTGCAGGGCCCCGCACCAGCAACGACATCGCCGCCACTCCCGTGAGCAGGGTGAGCAGGGCCACCAGCAGCTTCGAGAGCCGATCCAAAACCTTGTAGTGACCCATGAGCAGGATCAACCCGCAGCCAGCCAATACGGCGATCGCCAGGGCAAAAGGGTCGAACTGGGCCAAAGCCGGCACATTGGTGAGCAACAGGCCGGCCACAAAACTCACTGCAGCAATCGTGAACGTGCCCGTGAACAGACTCACCAGCAGATACACCGGCAGGTAGGTCCTGTTGCGCTGCTGGAATCCCTCCAGCAGCGAGAGACCGGTTGCGGCCGTGAACCGGCTGCCCACCCTGAGAAAGGGGTACTTGATCAAGTTGGTGAGCAGGATCAGGCCCACGAGAGCAAAGCCGAAACGGGCCCCTGCCGTGGTGGACGACATCAGGTGGGATCCGCCGATGCAGGCCCCCGCAAGCAGGATCCCGGGACCGATGCTGCGCCGCAATCCGGAGATCGCGGCAGCGGCGCTGGAGGTCATGACAGCAAATCGCACTGCGTGCCATCTTCCAACCCGGAGTTCTTACAGTCGAGAACCGTCGTGTTTGCTGCCATGGCCGCCTCCACTCAGGCCGTCGCCGGACGTTTGAGCCTTCAGTGCCAGACCATCGCATCCGACAGCACAGCCATCCGTTCCCTTGACTGGGATCGCAGCCGCTTCGACATCGAGTTCGGCCTCCGCAACGGCACCACCTACAACGCCTTCCTGGTGCATGGCGAGCGCACGGCGCTGATCGACACCAGTCACGCCAAATTTCGGGACACCTGGCTTCCCCTGCTTCAGGAGCAAGTCGACCCGCAGGCGATCGACCATCTGATCGTGAGCCATACGGAGCCCGACCACTCCGGCTTGATCGCTGATCTTCTCGATCTCAATCCCGAGATCGAAATTGTGGGCTCAAAGGTGGCCCTCCAGTTTCTGAAGGATCAGGTGCACCGTCCGTTCCGCTCCCGCGCCGTGAAAAGTGGCGACAGCCTGGATCTCGGAACAAACCCCGAGAGCGGAGTGGAGCATCGCTTCGAGTTTCTCAGCGCTCCCAACCTGCACTGGCCCGACACGATCTTTTCCTTTGATCACGGCAGCGGCATCCTCTACACCTGTGACGCCTTCGGCTTGCACTACTGCTCAGAGGATCTTTTCGACAGTGATCCCGGGGCCATCGCACCGGACTTTCGCTTCTATTACGAGTGCCTGATGGGTCCCAACGCCCGCAGCGTGCTCCAAGCGATGAAACGCATGGATGGACTGCCGGCGATCAACACCATCGCTGTAGGCCACGGGCCACTGCTGCGGCAGCACGTCAGTCACTGGCTCAATGACTACCGGGAATGGAGCAGCCAGCGCAGCAAGGGCGACAGTTATGCGGCGGTTTGTTACGTGAGTCAATACGGGTTCAGTGATCGCCTCAGCCAGGCCATCGCCCATGGCATCGGCAAGGCCGACGCCCAGGTTCAGCTCGTTGACCTGCGCGCAACCGATGCCCAGGAACTGTCGGCCCTGGTCGGAGAAGCCAAAGCGGTGGTCGTTCCCACCTGGCCAGCCGAACCAGATGCGGAGCTGCAGAGCAGCATCGGCACCCTGCTGGCGGCCCTGCACAGCAAGCAGCTGGTGGGGGTGTACGACGCCTTCGGCGGCAATGACGAGCCGATCGATGCCGTGGCCGATCAGCTGCGGGCTCAAGGCCAAAAAACGGCCTTTGCTCCCCTACGCATTCGTCAGCTCCCTTCAGGTGCGGATTACCAACGCTGCGAAGAAGCTGGAACCGATCTCGGACAACTGCTCACTCGAGAGAAAACCATCGCAGCCATGAAGAGTCTCGATGGTGATCTGGACAAGGCCCTGGGCCGTCTCAGCGGTGGGCTCTACGTGGTGACTGCCAGTCAAGGGGAAGGTGAAAGCCTGCGGCGCAGCGCCATGGTGGCCAGCTGGGTGAGTCAGGCCAGCTTCTCGCCACCGGGGATCACTGTGGCGGTGGCCAAGGACCGGGCAATCGAAGCGCTCATGCAGGTCGGTGATCGCTTTGTGCTCAACATCTTGCGCGACGACAACCACCAGCAGCTGATGCGGCATTTCCTCAAGCGCTTCCCGCCTGGAGCCGATCGATTTGCAGGGGTGAATCTGCTTGAGCATGAGGCCAAAGGCGGACCAGTGCTCGGTGATGCACTGGCCTATCTGGGATGCCGGGTTGAACAGCGGCTCGAAGGTCCAGACCACTGGATCATTTACGCCGAGGTGGAGCAAGGCAATGTGGCCGATGCCGACGCCACCACAGCGGTGCATCACCGCAAAGTGGGGAATCACTACTGATGGCAACATCCGTGTCTCCCGCTGCGGCCAGCGCGGAGCGGCAGATGATCACACTGCCGATCGCCGACGGCCTCACCTGCTTTCGCGGCTTGAGCCCCAAACGCTCGCGGTTTGAGCTGGAGTACGCCCTGGAACGGGGAAGCACGGCCAACAGCTTCCTGTTCGCAGCCGGTGCTGACACGGCAGGTGTCCCGCAAGCCGCCGTTCTGGTCCACCCACCGGGAGCGGCCTACGCGTCCGTCTTCCTGCCGGTGCTTCACCAAGCCCTGCCAGATCCCTCGTCCAAACTGGTCGTGGTGGTGGGTCATGTGAATCCCAACCGCGTAGCCCTGCTCAGGGATCTGGCCTCGGCTTATTCAGGCCTGGAACTGGTGGCCTCCAATGCAGGAGCAAAGCTGCTGCGGGAGTTATGGAGCCTGCGCCGCCCACCGGCCCCCGGTGATGAGAACCCCCAGCCACCGCTGCCGGATCTACCGGAGATCAAGGTGATCCGTCAGGAGCAGACGCTGCCCGTGAGCCACGGTCATCAGCTGCATGTACTTCCAGCCCCGACCCCTCGGTGGCCCGGTGGACTGCTGGCCTTTGAGGAGACCCTCGGATTGCTGATGAGCGACAAGCTCTTTAGTGCCCACATCTGCACGTCGGAATGGGCCGAGTTGAACCGCAGCGAGACCGAGGAGGAACGCCGCCATTTCTACGACTGCCTGATGGCATCGATGGCCAGCCAGGTGGATGCCCTGGTGGAGCGCCTTGAGGAACTGGACATCCGCACCGTGGCTCCCGGCCATGGGCCGGCGATCGACACCAGCTGGCGCAGTCTGTTCAACGACTACCGGCGCTGGGGGGAAAGCCAGCAGCAGGCCTCGCTCTCGGTCGCTCTTCTCTTTGCCAGTGCCTACGGCAACACCGCGGCCATCGCCGATGCCCTCGCCCAGGGCGTCAGCCGAACAGGGGTACGCGTCACAAGCCTGAACTGCGAGTTCACCCCAGCAGATGAGCTCGTGCGCACGATTCAGACGGCCGATGGCTTGCTGATCGGCTCCCCCACGCTGGGCGGTCACGCCCCCACGCCGATCGTCTCGGCCCTTGGCACCCTGCTGGCTGAAGGAGACCGCAGCAAGCCCGTTGGTGTGTTCGGCAGCTTCGGCTGGAGCGGCGAGGCCATTGACCTCCTGGAAACCAAGCTCAGAGACGGTGGGTTCCGTTTCGCCTTCGAGCCGATTCGGATCAAATTCAGTCCTGACGCTGCCACCGTGCGCACCCTCGAGGAAACTGGAACGCGCTTCGGCCGTTCCCTGCGCCAGGAACAGCGCAAACAACAGCGGCGCGGTGGTGGTGGTCTGCGTGAGAGTCGCAGTGACCCGGCAGTGCTGGCCCTCGGACGGGTGGTGGGCTCCCTTTGCGTGCTCACGACGCGCAAGGGCTCTCTCAGTGGCGCCATGGTGGCCAGCTGGGTGAGTCAGGCCAGCTTTGCGCCTCCGGGGATCACTGTGGCGGTTGCCAAAGATCGGGCTGTGGAGGCCTTGCTACACAAAGGCGATCGCTTTGCCCTCAACGTGCTGGCGGAAGGCCGGGAGAGTGGGCCGATGAAGCAGTTCCTCCAACCCTTCGAACCCGGAGCCGATCGGTTTGAGGGACTTGAGCTGCAGTCGAGTCCCTCCGAGCAACCGCTTCTTCCCGAGGCCCTGGCCTGGATGGAGGGGGAGGTGAAACAACGGATGGAATGCGGCGATCACTGGCTTGTGTATGCGGAAGTTCTCCATGGGGGCTTGTTTGACAGTGAAGCCAACACTGCTGTGCACCATCGCCGTAGTGGCGCAAATTACTGAGCCTGGCCGGATGAAATCGGGCAGGCCTTGGCAAAACCCGACAAAATGCAGTGTCTTCAACGGTTCATCCGGTCATGAGCACCGCCAGCAATCCCGATGTTCTGGTGATCGCCGCCAGCAATGGCGAGAACCTCAAGCTGGCGCAGCGTTTCGTCGACGAAGCCAAAGCGCAAGGCAAGTCCGCTGACCTGCTGGATCTCACCACCCTGGATCTGCCGCTGTTTACCCCTCGGGTAAAAGAAACAGGCATCCCCGATGGTGTGCGTCCCCTGCATGAGCAACTGATGGGAGCCCCGCGCTGGGTGATCTGCGCCCCTGAGTACAACGGGTCCATTCCCCCAGTGCTCACCAGCGCCATTGCCTGGCTGTCGGTGCAGGGGGACGATTTCCGTGCCCTGTTCAACGGTCGGCCCGTGGCGATGGCCAGCTTCTCGGGAGGCCCTGGCATCGAACTGCTGATGGTGCTGCGCACCCAGCTCACCCATCTCGGAGCCCAGGTTGTAGGCCGCACCCTGGCGGGTAACCAAAACCGTCCGCCCCGGGACAGCTCCCTGCAGGATCTGCTGAACCGGCTGATGCAGATGGAACCGCTGAGCCTCTGAGCCGAGGACCCCCTTTCTCTTACATGCTTGAACCAGTTTCACCTCCAGCCGATCGATGCTGTGGCGGATCAGCTGCGCGCTCTACGTGGTGACCACCCCACCCTGGGCGACCCCGACTCCGGCAGTGCTCCAGGCACCCCCTTTGAAGCGATTCCCGACGACTGGGCCTGCCCGATCTGCGGCGCCCGCAAGGCTAGCTTTGAGCCCTACCGGGAAGCGGAATTGAAATCCGCTTGACGCTCCCCCCAGGCGTGTAAAGAGTTCAACACTGGCAATAGCTCATTCCCAAGGTTCGTCAGCGTGTACTCCACGCGCGGCGGTACCTCGGGATGGATCGTCCGATGCACCACGCCATCGGCCTCTAAATCGCGTAGCTGAGCCGTCAACACTTTCTGACTCACACCATTCAGTGCCCGCTGCAAATCAGAAAAGCGCTGGATGCCATCCACTAATTCACGAAGGATGAGCAACTTCCAGCGCCCCTGAATCACTTTCATGGCTAACTCGGCCTTGCAATTGCTGTGATCGCGTCCAGCGCTGAACCCAGTGCCTTCATCCATGGGTTACCTCGAGGTCACCGAACCACTTTGCGGTGCGTCCTTGTGCAATGGCAAGCCATCAGCTGACCATCAGGAAGCCAAAGCAATCCCCCCATGCCTCAAGCGAGCAACCAGCCAACCGTCCTTTCATTGGACGCAGGAACCCACGCACTGTGCACCTGTGGGCTCAGCAAAAACGGCGCCTTCTGCGATGGCAGCCACCAAGGCACTGACAAGACTCCGCACATCCTGAAACTCGACACCGCCAAAACAATCGTCAGTTGCTCCTGTGGCAGCAGCAGCAACATGCCGTTCTGCGATGGCAGTCACAGTCAAATCGGCAACACTCAAAGCACACCCTGGTGGAAGTTCTGGGCATGAACAACGCTCCCGACACAGGCCTACTGGTGATCACCGCCAGCAACGGTGAAAACCTCAAGCTGGCGGATCGGTTCGCGACGCACGCCAAAGCCTTTGGACAAAACGCCGAGGTGCTGGATCTCACCAGGATCGACCTGCCTCTCTTCACCCCCAGAGCCCAAGACTGCGGCATTCCAGCGGCAGTCGCGCCTCTGCAGCAGCAGCTCATGAACACAGCACGCTGGGTGATCTGCGCGCCGGAATACAACGGCTCGATCCCTCCATCGCTAACAAACGCGATCGCATGGCTTTCGGTGCAGGGCGAAGACTTCCGCAGCCTGTTCAACGGGCGACCCATTGCGATCGCCACCTTCTCCGGTGGTGGTGGCATGGAGCTGCTGCTGTCACTGCGGATTCAACTCACCCATCTGGGCGCCCAAGTGGTGGGCCGCCAGCTGCTCAGCAACTACGCCAAGCCCCCCAAGGACGAGAGCATCACTGATCTGCTGCAGCGTCTTCTGCAAATGACACCACTTGCACTCTGAGCCGAGCCATGCCCGCACCTCTTTCCACCAACAATCTCGGCTTCGTCATCCGCCCAGCCGCAGAACGCTTCCACAGCTGCCACGACTGGCTCGAGTCTTGGCACAGCTTCTCCTTCGCGGGCCACTACTCCCCTGACTGGATGGGCTTTGGCCCCCTGCGCGTGATCAACGACGACACGATTGCTGCGGGTCGGGGCTTCGGCATGCACCCGCACCGCGACATGGAAATCATCACAGTGATGATCCAGGGCCAGTTGAACCATCGGGATTCGATGGGCAACAGCGGCGTGATCAACGCAGGCGATGTTCAGCGCATGAGTGCTGGCACCGGCATCGTTCACTCCGAGATGAATGAAGGCCATGAGGCCTGCCGACTGCTGCAGATCTGGATCGAGCCCAGCGACGAAGGACTCTCACCGGCTTACGAACAGCGGACGCCCAACATCGGATCCGACACCTGGACACCACTGTTGGCCCCGAACGACCCTTCGGTGATGGCGAT
The sequence above is a segment of the Synechococcus sp. PROS-7-1 genome. Coding sequences within it:
- a CDS encoding NAD(P)H-dependent oxidoreductase — protein: MSTASNPDVLVIAASNGENLKLAQRFVDEAKAQGKSADLLDLTTLDLPLFTPRVKETGIPDGVRPLHEQLMGAPRWVICAPEYNGSIPPVLTSAIAWLSVQGDDFRALFNGRPVAMASFSGGPGIELLMVLRTQLTHLGAQVVGRTLAGNQNRPPRDSSLQDLLNRLMQMEPLSL
- a CDS encoding diflavin flavoprotein yields the protein MATSVSPAAASAERQMITLPIADGLTCFRGLSPKRSRFELEYALERGSTANSFLFAAGADTAGVPQAAVLVHPPGAAYASVFLPVLHQALPDPSSKLVVVVGHVNPNRVALLRDLASAYSGLELVASNAGAKLLRELWSLRRPPAPGDENPQPPLPDLPEIKVIRQEQTLPVSHGHQLHVLPAPTPRWPGGLLAFEETLGLLMSDKLFSAHICTSEWAELNRSETEEERRHFYDCLMASMASQVDALVERLEELDIRTVAPGHGPAIDTSWRSLFNDYRRWGESQQQASLSVALLFASAYGNTAAIADALAQGVSRTGVRVTSLNCEFTPADELVRTIQTADGLLIGSPTLGGHAPTPIVSALGTLLAEGDRSKPVGVFGSFGWSGEAIDLLETKLRDGGFRFAFEPIRIKFSPDAATVRTLEETGTRFGRSLRQEQRKQQRRGGGGLRESRSDPAVLALGRVVGSLCVLTTRKGSLSGAMVASWVSQASFAPPGITVAVAKDRAVEALLHKGDRFALNVLAEGRESGPMKQFLQPFEPGADRFEGLELQSSPSEQPLLPEALAWMEGEVKQRMECGDHWLVYAEVLHGGLFDSEANTAVHHRRSGANY
- a CDS encoding CDGSH iron-sulfur domain-containing protein; amino-acid sequence: MPQASNQPTVLSLDAGTHALCTCGLSKNGAFCDGSHQGTDKTPHILKLDTAKTIVSCSCGSSSNMPFCDGSHSQIGNTQSTPWWKFWA
- a CDS encoding NADPH-dependent FMN reductase, producing the protein MNNAPDTGLLVITASNGENLKLADRFATHAKAFGQNAEVLDLTRIDLPLFTPRAQDCGIPAAVAPLQQQLMNTARWVICAPEYNGSIPPSLTNAIAWLSVQGEDFRSLFNGRPIAIATFSGGGGMELLLSLRIQLTHLGAQVVGRQLLSNYAKPPKDESITDLLQRLLQMTPLAL
- a CDS encoding diflavin flavoprotein; its protein translation is MAASTQAVAGRLSLQCQTIASDSTAIRSLDWDRSRFDIEFGLRNGTTYNAFLVHGERTALIDTSHAKFRDTWLPLLQEQVDPQAIDHLIVSHTEPDHSGLIADLLDLNPEIEIVGSKVALQFLKDQVHRPFRSRAVKSGDSLDLGTNPESGVEHRFEFLSAPNLHWPDTIFSFDHGSGILYTCDAFGLHYCSEDLFDSDPGAIAPDFRFYYECLMGPNARSVLQAMKRMDGLPAINTIAVGHGPLLRQHVSHWLNDYREWSSQRSKGDSYAAVCYVSQYGFSDRLSQAIAHGIGKADAQVQLVDLRATDAQELSALVGEAKAVVVPTWPAEPDAELQSSIGTLLAALHSKQLVGVYDAFGGNDEPIDAVADQLRAQGQKTAFAPLRIRQLPSGADYQRCEEAGTDLGQLLTREKTIAAMKSLDGDLDKALGRLSGGLYVVTASQGEGESLRRSAMVASWVSQASFSPPGITVAVAKDRAIEALMQVGDRFVLNILRDDNHQQLMRHFLKRFPPGADRFAGVNLLEHEAKGGPVLGDALAYLGCRVEQRLEGPDHWIIYAEVEQGNVADADATTAVHHRKVGNHY
- a CDS encoding helix-turn-helix domain-containing protein; amino-acid sequence: MDEGTGFSAGRDHSNCKAELAMKVIQGRWKLLILRELVDGIQRFSDLQRALNGVSQKVLTAQLRDLEADGVVHRTIHPEVPPRVEYTLTNLGNELLPVLNSLHAWGERQADFNSASR
- a CDS encoding pirin-like bicupin family protein — encoded protein: MPAPLSTNNLGFVIRPAAERFHSCHDWLESWHSFSFAGHYSPDWMGFGPLRVINDDTIAAGRGFGMHPHRDMEIITVMIQGQLNHRDSMGNSGVINAGDVQRMSAGTGIVHSEMNEGHEACRLLQIWIEPSDEGLSPAYEQRTPNIGSDTWTPLLAPNDPSVMAIERPVSLWRAKPKAGQTLPWPVQSIERGWIQMIEGEIELPRPSAASIRLRKGDGLGFRGLSSDLKILQSHSDSSDVLLFALE